In Rhinoraja longicauda isolate Sanriku21f chromosome 6, sRhiLon1.1, whole genome shotgun sequence, the following proteins share a genomic window:
- the exoc7 gene encoding exocyst complex component 7 isoform X8, protein MIPSEDAAARKRDIEERLRQEQETLSFIKESLEKSDQLTKNMVSILSSFESRLMQLENSIIPVHKQTENLQRLQDNVDKTLSCLDHVISYYHVAKDTEKIIKEGPAGRLEEYLNCMAKIQKAVDYFQDNNPDSPELNRVKFLFEKGKESLESEFRNLLTRNSKPVPPVVILDLIAGDDDIETTDEMTLEHLPENILQDLICISVWLVDYGRNLDFMNVYYQIRSNQLDRSIKGLKEHFRKNSSSSGILYSPAMQNKRKDTPSKKAIKRPGKEDIMDSEIDSYIHCISAFVKLVQSEYQLLTDIIPEHHQKRTFDSLIQEALDSLMVEGENIVSTARRAIMRHDYSAVLTIFPILKHLKLMKQEFDQVLQGTAASTKNKLPVLITSMETTGAKALEEFADSIKNDPDKEYNMPKDGTVHELTSNAILFLQQLLDFQETASSMLASQVLGDTYHIPLDPREIGTSSSSYNSEFNRRLLSNYICKILGNLQLNLHSKAKVYEDTALGAVFLLNNFNYILKSLEKSELIQLVAVSQKHPDKAYRSHIEEQLQTYQRSWLKVTTPLTEGNLPAFQPGTKLKDKERQAIKDRFKAFNDGLEELCKIQKSWAIPDKEQRDKIRRAQKENVTVAYRVFWQRYSNVPFTKNVEKYIKYRVEQVEEMIEKLFDTSA, encoded by the exons GAACAAGAAACTTTGTCATTTATAAAAGAAAGCTTGGAAAAAAGTGACCAACTGACAAAAAACATG GTTTCCATCCTTTCCTCGTTCGAAAGCCGGCTGATGCAACTGGAGAATTCCATCATTCCGGTTCACAAGCAGACGGAGAATCTGCAGCGCCTGCAGGATAACGTGGACAAAACGCTGTCCTGCCTGGACCACGTCATCAGCTATTACCATGTAGCCAAGGACACCGAGAAGATCATCAAGGAAGG TCCTGCTGGCAGGCTGGAAGAGTACCTGAACTGCATGGCAAAGATCCAGAAAGCTGTGGATTACTTCCAGGACAACAATCCAGACAGCCCTGAGCTGAACCGGGTG AAATTTCTCTTTGAAAAAGGCAAGGAGTCGTTAGAGTCTGAGTTCAGGAATCTGCTAACGCGCAACAGTAAACCCGTGCCACCGGTTGTCATCCTGGACCTGATCGCTGGCGACGATGACATTGAAACCACGGATGAGATGACCCTGGAGCATCTTCCTGAGAACATATTGCAGGATCTGATCTGTATATCGGTGTGGCTGGTGGATTATGGCAGGAACCTAG ATTTTATGAACGTGTATTACCAGATCCGTTCCAACCAGCTGGATCGCTCCATCAAGGGCCTGAAGGAGCATTTCCGCAAGAACAGCTCGTCCTCTGGCATACTCTACTCGCCCGCCATGCAGAACAAGAGGAAGGACACCCCCAGCAAAAAGGCCATCAAGAGACCAG GGAAGGAGGACATAATGGACAGTGAAATCGACTCTTATATTCACTGTATCAGTGCCTTTGTAAAGCTGGTTCAGAGCGAGTACCAGCTACTCACCGACATCATTCCCGAGCACCACCAGAAGAGAACGTTCGACTCCTTGATACAG GAAGCTCTGGACTCTCTCATGGTAGAAGGGGAGAACATCGTGTCCACTGCCCGCCGAGCGATCATGAGGCACGACTACTCGGCTGTCCTCACCATCTTCCCCATCCTGAAGCACCTCAAACTGATGAAACAGGAATTTGACCAAGTTCTGCAG GGCACAGCTGCCAGCACCAAAAATAAATTGCCAGTGCTTATCACATCCATGGAGACCACAGGAGCTAAAGCTTTGGAAGAGtttgcagatagcattaag AATGACCCTGACAAGGAATACAACATGCCCAAAGATGGAACTGTCCACGAGCTCACCAGTAAT GCCATCTTGTTCCTTCAGCAGCTGCTGGATTTCCAGGAGACTGCCAGTTCAATGTTAGCGTCCCAGG TTCTGGGGGACACTTACCATATTCCCTTAGACCCCAGAG AGATCGGCACCTCGTCCAGCTCCTACAACTCTGAATTCAACAGGCGGCTGCTCAGCAACTACATCT GCAAGATACTGGGCAACCTGCAGCTGAACCTGCACAGCAAGGCGAAGGTGTACGAGGATACAGCCCTGGGCGCTGTCTTCCTGCTTAATAACTTTAACTACATCCTCAAATCTCTGGAGAA GTCCGAGTTAATCCAACTTGTGGCGGTTTCTCAGAAGCACCCGGACAAGGCGTACAGGAGTCACATCGAAGAACAGCTCCAGACTTATCAGCGCAG CTGGTTAAAAGTCACGACGCCCCTTACCGAAGGTAACCTGCCCGCCTTCCAGCCTGGAACTAAA TTAAAAGATAAAGAAAGGCAGGCGATTAAAGACCGATTTAAG GCATTTAACGATGGCCTGGAAGAACTCTGCAAAATCCAGAAGTCCTGGGCGATCCCGGACAAGGAGCAGAGGGATAAGATCCGGCGGGCACAGAAGGAGAACGTGACTGTGGCGTACCGAGTCTTCTGGCAGAG GTACTCCAATGTTCCCTTTACCAAGAATGTTGAGAAATACATAAAGTACAGAGTGGAGCAGGTTGAAGAGATGATCGAGAAGCTGTTTGATACTTCAGCCTGA